Below is a window of Deltaproteobacteria bacterium DNA.
ATCCGGCAAGGGCCAGGAGTCAGCGTCCGGCGCGTCCGCCGGGGAAGCCGAATCCGAAATCATGGTTGAATCCATAGAATACAAGCCGATGGACGTTGAAGAGGCGGCCTTGCAGCTCGACCTTGCCGACCGCGACTTCATCGTTTTCACCAACTCGCGCACGGGCCAGGTGAACGTGCTTTACGCCAAGAAGGACGGCGACCTGGGCCTGATCCAACCTGAGGCGTAACAGCCTTTGACAAGCCACGACAACGGAATGAGCAAGCCATGAAAATCATGGACAAACTGAAACCTTCCGCAATATCCTGCAACCTCATGGGGGCGAGCAGGAAAGAGGTCATGGAGGAGCTTTCCGTGCTTCTTGCCATGAACTGCGGAAAAAAGCCCGATGATATCATGGACGCCCTCTGGGAGCGGGAAACCGCCAGCAACACGGCCTTGAACGGCGGCCTGGGGGTTCCCCACGCCGCCATTAAGGGGCTCACCGAGTTTTACGTGGGGTTCGGGATATCCAAAAAGGGCGTCAACTGCAAATCGGCGGACGGAAATCCGACCCACTTTTTTTTCGTCTTTCTGGCTCCTGCGGGCGACATGTCCAACCGCATGGACCTTCTGGCCAAGGTGTCCCGCCTCTTCTCCGAAAAAACCGTGAAGAACGAGCTTCTCAAAGCCGACACGGCCCAGGAGGTGCTTGCAATCATCGGGCGGGAGGAGCTTGGCCTGTAGACTCGCCTCTAAAATGCTGGCTGCTGTCTTTTGATGCTGACTGTTTATTGCAAGTGCGCCAGCCGCCGCGACGGGAGCCTGTCAGCCGTGTGCGGCTGGCGGTTTTTCCAAGGGCCAGTTATTAAGCGGAGCATGGTTCTTTTCCGTTTTTAAAGGGAATCTGGCCGGGGGGAGAAATACTACAATCCTCCTCCTCCACCGTTTTTGGGAGTTCGAAAAATGGAACTAAACCCTGCTCCCCGTAATAACACGGAAATCACCGGGAAGTGAAAATACTGATCCTCACCGGGCTTTCGGGCTCAGGAAAAAGCACCGCGCTTGCCGCGCTGGAGGATGCGGGTTTTTTTTGCGTGGACAACCTGCCGGTTGCCCTTTTGCCCAAGTTCCTTGAGCTTCCCTTCCAGACCGGCTCCGAGGCCACCCGCTTCGCCTTTGTAATGGACCTTCGGGAAAAGGGTTTCGCCTCCGGTTACAAGGAGGTTTTCGCCGACCTGGAAAAAAAGGGCTACGCGCTGGAGATAATCTTTCTGGAGGCATCCGAA
It encodes the following:
- a CDS encoding PTS sugar transporter subunit IIA: MKIMDKLKPSAISCNLMGASRKEVMEELSVLLAMNCGKKPDDIMDALWERETASNTALNGGLGVPHAAIKGLTEFYVGFGISKKGVNCKSADGNPTHFFFVFLAPAGDMSNRMDLLAKVSRLFSEKTVKNELLKADTAQEVLAIIGREELGL